A DNA window from Zingiber officinale cultivar Zhangliang chromosome 3A, Zo_v1.1, whole genome shotgun sequence contains the following coding sequences:
- the LOC122053893 gene encoding protein Brevis radix-like 3 yields MLTCISCPKQFDRGRAPFYDSDDDDAVNEISPQIKDMTFGATEHGRRRHYQGSRFIKSEAVSTPRTAAAKWREMEARMRWLSIGERTPSVSGRTEASSAFLEDGEDEEPKEWVSQVEPGILITFLSLPQGGNYVRKIRFRL; encoded by the exons ATGTTGACCTGCATTTCCTGCCCTAAGCAGTTTGACCGAGGCCGAGCGCCGTTCTACGACTCCGACGACGATGACGCCGTCAATGAAATCAGTCCTCAA ATTAAGGATATGACTTTCGGAGCGACGGAGCATGGACGGCGCCGACACTATCAAGGATCCAGATTCATCAAATCGGAGGCAGTGTCGACGCCGAGAACTGCGGCGGCGAAGTGGCGAGAGATGGAGGCGCGGATGCGGTGGCTCTCCATCGGCGAGAGGACGCCTTCGGTCAGCGGCCGGACGGAGGCTTCGTCGGCGTTTCTTGAGGACGGAGAGGACGAGGAACCCAAGGAGTGGGTGTCCCAGGTTGAGCCCGGGATACTGATCACCTTCCTCTCGCTTCCACAAGGCGGTAACTATGTCAGAAAGATCAGATTCAG GTTGTGA